In Nematostella vectensis chromosome 11, jaNemVect1.1, whole genome shotgun sequence, a genomic segment contains:
- the LOC5514711 gene encoding tribbles homolog 2: MNSSTARFHPYQRHASKTNIETTTPLPNLTIGLQPTPPKRTTEAPQICKVGKYILLERSGGGGLHKAVNIETQTEYACKIIDVNKFRETLAPVFHITSHEGINKVVEILVSDSYAYVFFERSYGDLHSYVRSKRRLKEEEASKLFSQIACVVSHCHSSGVVLRDLKLRKFVFQNPERTKIKLEGLEDACLLEGQDDILEDKHGCPAYVSPEILQSQGGYSGRAADIWSLGVMLYTMVVGRYPFHDSEPTALFTKIRRGHFAIPDTVSSKAKCLIRSMMRRDPDERLMASEVLEHPWFSSSFPISNPCRIDQKLADQTVPDLSTDVDNASFFI, from the exons ATGAACAGCTCTACAGCACGATTCCATCCCTACCAGCGTCATGCatccaaaacaaatattgaaacGACTACGCCATTACCAAACTTGACTATAGGCCTACAACCAACGCCGCCTAAACGGACTACAGAGGCCCCACAAATATGCAAAGTCGGAAAATATATCCTTCTTGAGCGATCGGGAGGTGGGGGCCTTCACAAAGCTGTAAATATTGAGACTCAAACGGAGTACGCTTGTAAAATCATCGATGTCAACAAATTTCGTGAAACGCTGGCTCCTGTGTTTCACATAACTTCGCATGAGGGGATAAACAAAGTTGTCGAAATTTTGGTCAGTGACTCTTATGCCTATGTGTTCTTTGAAAGATCTTACGGGGATTTGCACAGCTACGTACGATCGAAAAGGAGACTAAAGGAAGAAGAAGCTAGTAAACTGTTTAGCCAAATTGCTTGTGTCGTATCTCACTGTCACAGTTCGGGTGTTGTCCTGAGAGATCTGAAACTTCGGAAGTTTGTATTCCAAAATCCCGAAAG GACTAAAATCAAGCTGGAGGGACTGGAAGATGCCTGTCTTCTAGAAGGACAAGATGACATACTTGAGGACAAACATGGCTGCCCCGCGTACGTCAGCCCGGAGATCCTTCAATCCCAGGGGGGATATTCAGGCAGAGCAGCAGACATCTGGAGTCTTGGTGTCATGCTGTATACCATGGTGGTGGGTCGCTATCCCTTCCATGACAGTGAACCAACTGCTCTTTTCACCAAGATTCGCAGAGGACATTTTGCAATTCCCGATACAGTATCATCCAAGGCTAAATGCTTGATTCGATCAATGATGCGGCGGGATCCAGACGAGCGCTTGATGGCTTCCGAGGTCCTGGAGCATCCTTGGTTCAGCTCTTCCTTTCCTATAAGTAACCCCTGTCGCATTGATCAAAAGCTTGCTGATCAAACGGTTCCAGATTTATCAACTGATGTTGACAATGCTTCGTTTTTCATTTAA